One stretch of Catenulispora sp. GP43 DNA includes these proteins:
- a CDS encoding aldose 1-epimerase family protein codes for MSDFLTGEQYELTAGPYRAVITEEGAGLRELTHDGEPLVLSYDADEPAPAAFGQLLIPWPNRVDRGRYTFDGREYQLDLSEPELDNAIHGLTRWAAWSPVEQRPDTVVLACSLHGSTGYPFRLDVQAEYRLDVESGLTVTLSAANPGTRALPYAHGMHPYITVGEPLDACTVRIPGSLYQPVDDRMIPVGGPKDVAGSEYDLRDGRVLGPQKIDIAYTGLRRGADGLARVRLAGSRRSTSFWLDGAQPWLEVYTADNVPAQSRRLGLGCEPMTGPPNAFASGVDLTRLEPGAEYRGSWGIAAG; via the coding sequence ATGTCCGACTTCCTCACCGGCGAGCAGTACGAGCTCACCGCCGGTCCCTACCGCGCGGTGATCACGGAAGAAGGCGCCGGGCTCAGAGAGCTGACCCACGACGGGGAGCCCCTCGTCCTGTCCTATGACGCCGACGAGCCGGCGCCGGCGGCGTTCGGGCAGCTCCTGATCCCGTGGCCGAACCGGGTGGACCGCGGCCGTTACACCTTCGACGGCCGCGAGTACCAGCTCGACCTGTCCGAGCCGGAGCTGGACAACGCCATCCACGGCCTGACGCGCTGGGCCGCCTGGTCGCCGGTGGAGCAGCGGCCGGACACCGTCGTGCTGGCCTGCTCGCTGCACGGCTCGACCGGCTACCCCTTCCGCCTCGACGTCCAGGCCGAGTACCGCCTGGACGTCGAGAGCGGCCTGACGGTCACCCTCTCGGCCGCCAACCCCGGCACCCGCGCGCTGCCCTACGCGCACGGCATGCACCCCTACATCACGGTGGGCGAGCCGCTCGACGCCTGCACCGTCCGAATCCCCGGCAGCCTCTACCAGCCGGTGGACGACCGGATGATCCCGGTCGGCGGCCCGAAGGACGTCGCGGGCAGTGAGTACGACCTGCGCGACGGCCGGGTGCTGGGCCCGCAGAAGATCGACATCGCCTACACCGGTCTGCGGCGGGGCGCCGACGGCCTGGCGCGGGTCCGGCTGGCCGGCAGCCGGCGCAGCACGTCGTTCTGGCTCGACGGGGCGCAGCCCTGGCTGGAGGTCTACACGGCCGACAACGTCCCTGCTCAATCCCGGCGCCTCGGCCTGGGCTGCGAGCCCATGACCGGCCCGCCGAACGCCTTCGCCAGCGGCGTCGACCTCACCCGCCTGGAACCGGGGGCCGAGTACCGGGGATCGTGGGGGATCGCGGCCGGCTGA
- a CDS encoding NAD(P)H-binding protein, giving the protein MENFLILGGTGKTGRRIASRLTAAGHQVRTASRTGGDVRLDLDDPATHTPALAGITAAYLIEPGSVSGDNNPPRMAALVDAAVAAGVRRLVLLSAPGADSEHHPLHATEQAVRGSGLEWTVVRPGWFSQNFSEDFWLPAVRSGTLALPAGEGKIPFIDAEDIADVAAAALTEDRHAGQVYELTGPRALGFGEAAELIAAASGRPLQYLAVTPEAFVEQQLAHGVPRTTAERMAGLVARGADGSVEGLSDGVEKALGRSPRRFEDFVVAAAATGCWS; this is encoded by the coding sequence ATGGAGAACTTCCTCATCCTCGGCGGCACCGGCAAGACCGGCCGCCGTATCGCTTCCCGCCTCACCGCCGCCGGCCACCAGGTCCGCACCGCCAGCCGCACCGGCGGTGACGTCCGCCTCGATCTCGACGACCCCGCGACCCACACCCCGGCCCTGGCCGGGATCACCGCCGCCTACCTCATCGAACCGGGGAGCGTCTCCGGCGACAACAACCCGCCGCGCATGGCCGCCCTGGTCGACGCGGCGGTGGCGGCCGGAGTCCGTCGCCTGGTACTGCTCTCCGCCCCCGGCGCGGACAGCGAGCACCATCCGCTCCACGCCACCGAGCAGGCGGTCCGCGGGTCAGGTCTCGAATGGACCGTCGTGCGCCCGGGCTGGTTCTCACAGAACTTCAGCGAGGACTTCTGGCTCCCGGCGGTCCGCAGCGGGACCCTGGCCCTGCCCGCGGGCGAAGGCAAGATCCCCTTCATCGACGCCGAGGACATCGCCGACGTGGCGGCCGCCGCGCTCACCGAGGACCGGCACGCCGGCCAGGTCTACGAGCTCACCGGCCCGCGGGCGCTCGGCTTCGGCGAGGCGGCCGAGCTGATCGCCGCGGCGTCCGGGAGGCCGCTCCAGTACCTGGCGGTCACCCCGGAGGCCTTCGTGGAGCAGCAACTCGCCCATGGTGTCCCGCGGACGACGGCTGAGCGCATGGCCGGTCTGGTGGCGCGCGGCGCCGACGGCTCCGTCGAAGGTCTGAGCGACGGCGTCGAGAAGGCGCTCGGCCGGTCCCCGCGCCGGTTCGAGGACTTCGTCGTCGCCGCCGCGGCAACCGGGTGCTGGAGCTGA
- a CDS encoding cupin domain-containing protein, translating into MDTLSDLLRRAGAGDAQVRQLIQRPPWSMTYADAPALTLFATLGGHAALRLEDVPSAAPAHLAAGAIALVAHSTRHTISDDLATPPQVVISGGRKQFLGDPDKHAELAAHLAPRTWGDGLPGATTVLRGMFKLRGEAGRRLLAILPPLVVIPAGPRTGAALDLLASEAARDEPGQEAVLHRSLDLVLVLAMRSWCAGFGPADPSWYSALADPAIGTALDHLHTDPARRWTVAGLAATAGLSRAAFAARFTQLVGQPPMAYLAGWRMTLAADLLREDSGTTVAAAAQAVGYQDAFAFSVAFKRAKGVSPSQWGREGADEPDAQLSATPRTR; encoded by the coding sequence ATGGACACGCTCAGCGACCTGCTCCGCCGCGCCGGGGCGGGGGACGCGCAGGTCCGGCAGCTGATCCAGCGGCCGCCGTGGTCGATGACCTACGCCGACGCCCCTGCGCTCACGCTGTTCGCCACCCTCGGCGGGCACGCGGCGCTGCGGCTGGAGGACGTGCCCTCGGCGGCACCGGCCCACCTCGCCGCCGGGGCCATCGCGCTGGTCGCGCACAGCACCCGGCACACCATCTCCGACGACCTGGCGACCCCGCCGCAGGTGGTGATCAGCGGCGGCCGCAAACAGTTTCTCGGCGATCCGGACAAGCACGCCGAGCTGGCGGCGCACCTGGCGCCGCGCACCTGGGGCGACGGCCTGCCGGGCGCGACCACCGTCCTGCGCGGCATGTTCAAGCTCCGCGGCGAGGCCGGCCGCCGACTGCTGGCGATCCTCCCGCCGCTGGTCGTGATCCCGGCCGGGCCGCGTACCGGCGCCGCCTTGGACCTGCTGGCCTCCGAGGCCGCGCGCGACGAACCCGGCCAGGAGGCCGTCCTGCACCGCTCGCTGGACCTGGTGCTGGTCCTCGCGATGCGGTCGTGGTGCGCGGGCTTCGGCCCGGCCGACCCGTCCTGGTACAGCGCCCTCGCCGACCCCGCGATCGGCACCGCCCTGGACCACCTGCACACCGATCCGGCGCGGCGCTGGACGGTCGCCGGCCTCGCGGCCACCGCCGGCCTGTCCCGCGCCGCCTTCGCGGCCCGCTTCACGCAGCTGGTCGGGCAGCCGCCGATGGCATACCTGGCCGGATGGCGGATGACGCTGGCCGCCGACCTGCTGCGCGAGGACAGCGGGACGACGGTCGCCGCGGCCGCGCAGGCGGTCGGGTATCAGGACGCGTTCGCGTTCAGCGTGGCGTTCAAGCGGGCGAAGGGGGTGAGCCCTTCGCAGTGGGGGCGGGAGGGCGCCGACGAACCCGACGCGCAGCTCAGCGCGACCCCGCGTACAAGGTAG
- a CDS encoding TetR/AcrR family transcriptional regulator, whose product MDPETLWSERRHHRGRPPAHTREAVVATAVGVADAEGLSALTMRRVATALGSGTMSLYTYVSERDALLELMIDAVTGEQPLPPPTGDWRADLAAFAREQRALMHRHPWLPVALTGRRTLGPNTLRALDHALALLAPSGLAPRACTEAFALVSGFVASHVGYEVAQQQALGRTDDVHEFVASNARYLAAAVGSGAYPHLAQAFAMSDGVEPPDADETFERMLARVISGLG is encoded by the coding sequence GTGGATCCCGAAACACTGTGGTCCGAGCGCCGCCACCACCGGGGCCGCCCGCCCGCGCACACCCGGGAGGCGGTGGTCGCCACCGCCGTCGGCGTGGCGGACGCCGAAGGCCTGTCGGCGCTGACCATGCGCCGGGTGGCCACCGCGCTCGGCTCGGGCACGATGTCGCTCTACACGTACGTGTCCGAGCGCGACGCGCTCCTGGAGCTGATGATCGACGCCGTGACCGGCGAGCAGCCGCTGCCCCCGCCGACCGGCGACTGGCGCGCCGACCTGGCCGCCTTCGCCCGTGAACAGCGGGCCCTGATGCACCGCCACCCCTGGCTGCCGGTCGCCCTCACCGGCCGCCGCACGCTGGGGCCCAACACCCTGCGGGCCCTGGACCACGCGCTGGCCCTGCTCGCGCCCTCGGGCCTGGCGCCGCGGGCCTGCACGGAGGCCTTCGCGCTGGTCAGCGGGTTCGTGGCGAGCCACGTCGGCTACGAGGTGGCGCAGCAGCAGGCGCTTGGCCGGACCGACGACGTGCACGAGTTCGTCGCCTCGAACGCGCGGTATCTGGCCGCCGCTGTCGGGTCCGGCGCCTATCCGCACCTCGCGCAGGCGTTCGCGATGAGCGACGGGGTGGAGCCCCCGGACGCCGACGAGACCTTCGAACGGATGCTGGCCCGGGTGATCAGCGGGCTGGGATAG
- a CDS encoding CocE/NonD family hydrolase has product MKPPLSTRIARRTLGGLPAPRFAVSYEPRLPVPMADGVELLADHYFPEAAEPQDFPTLLVRSPYGRGFPWAALYGTALAEQGFHVLIQSARGTAGSGGVFQPWRDDGPDGRATLVWLRRQAWFDGRLGLVGPSAMAYAQWALAADPPPELKAMVVHVPLHNPHGFFHRNGLFALEDALIATTAVQTQHLGARRFLGATLRLARAMKGIVRSGAPLEAYARAMGGSPTFLTGAAAHPDPGDGYWQGTDLLDAADGLTVPTLVVSGWADVALDQALQQYGRLPAGHRSLLVGPWTHTTAFQRGVAMVLAESAAWLRGHLADPVPPKERVQVALGGTGEWRDLSAWPPAAVPVSWYPHPDGSLVREPPPTDTTADSTAGTVRHDPADPTPSIGGSGLGHKAGVRDNTALERRDDVLVFTGAPLTEAVEVIGSVAAEMLVDPGAGAACATLFVRLCDVDERGRSWNVCDGVTRVTGADAAHRPVAVTVAMSSTAHRFLPGHRIRVQISGGAHPRFAATQEAFRVEVRSGSAIVLPVV; this is encoded by the coding sequence ATGAAGCCGCCGCTCAGCACCCGTATCGCGCGCCGGACCCTCGGCGGACTGCCCGCGCCGCGGTTCGCCGTGTCCTATGAACCCCGCCTCCCGGTGCCGATGGCCGACGGCGTGGAGCTGCTGGCCGACCACTACTTCCCGGAAGCCGCCGAGCCGCAGGACTTCCCGACCCTGCTCGTGCGCTCGCCGTACGGCCGCGGCTTCCCGTGGGCCGCGCTGTACGGCACCGCCCTCGCCGAGCAGGGATTCCATGTCCTGATCCAGAGCGCCCGGGGCACCGCCGGCTCGGGCGGGGTCTTCCAGCCCTGGCGCGACGACGGTCCCGACGGCCGCGCGACGCTGGTCTGGCTGCGCCGCCAGGCCTGGTTCGACGGCCGGCTCGGCCTGGTCGGGCCCAGCGCGATGGCCTACGCGCAGTGGGCCCTGGCCGCGGATCCGCCGCCGGAGCTGAAGGCAATGGTCGTGCACGTCCCGCTCCACAACCCGCACGGCTTCTTCCACCGGAACGGCTTGTTCGCCCTCGAAGACGCGCTGATCGCGACCACGGCGGTGCAGACCCAGCACCTCGGGGCGCGCCGGTTCCTCGGCGCCACGCTGCGGCTGGCCAGGGCGATGAAGGGCATCGTCCGGTCCGGGGCGCCGCTCGAGGCGTACGCGCGGGCCATGGGCGGCAGCCCCACCTTCCTGACCGGCGCCGCAGCCCATCCCGATCCTGGCGACGGCTACTGGCAGGGCACGGACCTGCTGGACGCGGCCGACGGCCTCACGGTCCCGACCCTGGTGGTCAGCGGCTGGGCCGATGTGGCTCTGGACCAGGCGCTCCAGCAGTACGGCAGGCTGCCCGCCGGGCACCGCTCGCTGCTGGTCGGGCCGTGGACCCACACCACGGCGTTCCAGCGGGGCGTCGCCATGGTCCTCGCCGAGTCAGCGGCCTGGCTGCGCGGACACCTCGCCGATCCTGTCCCGCCGAAGGAACGGGTCCAGGTGGCCCTCGGCGGGACCGGAGAGTGGCGCGACCTGTCGGCCTGGCCGCCTGCCGCCGTGCCGGTGTCCTGGTATCCGCATCCCGACGGCAGCCTGGTCCGTGAGCCGCCGCCCACGGACACCACGGCCGACTCCACGGCCGGGACGGTGCGTCACGACCCGGCCGATCCGACCCCGTCGATCGGCGGCAGCGGTCTGGGACACAAGGCCGGGGTCCGCGACAACACGGCGCTGGAACGACGCGACGACGTCCTCGTCTTCACCGGTGCGCCGTTGACCGAGGCGGTCGAGGTGATCGGATCGGTGGCGGCCGAGATGCTGGTCGATCCCGGTGCCGGGGCGGCTTGCGCGACGCTGTTCGTCCGGCTCTGCGACGTCGACGAACGCGGTCGCTCCTGGAACGTGTGCGACGGCGTCACGCGCGTCACCGGCGCCGACGCGGCACACCGGCCGGTCGCCGTCACCGTCGCGATGTCCTCGACGGCCCACCGCTTCCTGCCCGGCCACCGAATACGCGTCCAGATCAGCGGCGGCGCGCATCCGCGCTTCGCCGCCACCCAAGAAGCCTTCCGCGTCGAGGTCCGTTCCGGATCCGCGATCGTCCTGCCCGTGGTCTGA
- a CDS encoding ArsR/SmtB family transcription factor → MPQTPPEPVGGPDGDRSTIFRVLANPLRRRMLAYLQQHQEANSTSLAKALGESTGTTSYHLRKLAELRFVEEIPERSAGRERWWRALPIQVEAPDPATMDPAEFAALADRVKEQAKHDIDLYYRVLTQYEGPEGWAQTFRGGFWMSKEELAGFLREYKELQWKYGHVDQHEAPEGARMMALRVFVVPEPPEEPPAA, encoded by the coding sequence GTGCCCCAAACCCCTCCGGAACCGGTCGGCGGCCCGGACGGCGACCGCTCCACCATCTTCCGCGTGCTGGCCAATCCGCTGCGCCGCCGGATGCTCGCCTACCTGCAGCAGCACCAGGAGGCCAACTCCACGAGCCTGGCCAAGGCGCTCGGCGAGAGCACCGGCACCACCAGCTACCACCTGCGCAAGCTCGCCGAGCTGCGGTTCGTCGAGGAGATCCCGGAGCGCTCCGCCGGCCGCGAGCGCTGGTGGCGGGCGCTGCCGATCCAGGTCGAGGCGCCGGATCCGGCGACGATGGATCCCGCCGAGTTCGCCGCGCTCGCCGATCGGGTGAAGGAGCAGGCGAAGCACGACATCGACCTGTACTACCGGGTGCTCACGCAATACGAGGGGCCCGAAGGGTGGGCTCAAACGTTCCGCGGCGGGTTCTGGATGAGCAAGGAAGAACTGGCGGGCTTCCTCCGCGAGTACAAAGAACTGCAGTGGAAGTACGGGCACGTTGATCAGCACGAGGCGCCGGAGGGCGCACGGATGATGGCCTTGCGGGTGTTCGTGGTCCCGGAACCGCCGGAGGAACCGCCGGCGGCGTGA
- a CDS encoding TetR/AcrR family transcriptional regulator has translation MSQARARILETATRLFYAEGIHTVGVDRVIAEAAVAKATFYHHFKSKEDLVLAYLTTEYERQRALLEGAPGSGVERIEAILAKLAEVSAGPGFRGCPFLNAAAEFSDPGHPVRHVVDDYRAWYRGLMRDSLVAADRPDADRKADLLLLVRDGIAVAGGLGDQDAVQAGVRTALAVV, from the coding sequence GTGAGTCAAGCCCGTGCCCGCATCCTCGAAACCGCCACCCGGCTCTTCTACGCCGAGGGCATCCACACGGTCGGCGTCGACCGGGTGATCGCCGAGGCCGCCGTCGCGAAGGCGACCTTCTACCACCACTTCAAGTCCAAGGAAGACCTGGTCCTGGCCTACCTGACGACCGAGTACGAGCGTCAGCGGGCGCTGCTGGAGGGCGCCCCCGGCAGCGGCGTCGAGCGCATCGAGGCGATCCTGGCCAAGCTGGCCGAGGTCAGCGCCGGCCCCGGGTTCCGCGGCTGCCCGTTCCTGAACGCGGCCGCCGAGTTCTCCGACCCCGGCCACCCGGTGCGGCACGTGGTCGACGACTACCGCGCCTGGTACCGCGGCCTGATGCGCGACAGCCTCGTCGCGGCCGACCGCCCGGACGCCGACCGGAAGGCCGACCTGCTCCTGCTGGTGCGCGACGGCATCGCCGTGGCCGGCGGCCTGGGGGACCAGGACGCCGTGCAGGCCGGGGTGCGGACCGCGCTCGCTGTGGTGTGA
- a CDS encoding organic hydroperoxide resistance protein, giving the protein MKPIYTAVATSVGREGRSFTDDGKLDLNMSFPESLGGNGQGTNPEQLFAAGYSACFASAMQLVAKQQGLDVSEASVTAEVTLNSLDGGAFGLSVVLRAELPEALHGEKGQALLEATHQVCPYSNATRGNIPVEIVVE; this is encoded by the coding sequence ATGAAGCCCATCTACACCGCCGTCGCCACCTCCGTCGGCCGCGAAGGCCGTTCCTTCACCGACGACGGCAAGCTCGACCTGAACATGTCGTTCCCGGAGTCGCTGGGCGGCAACGGCCAGGGCACCAACCCCGAGCAGCTGTTCGCCGCGGGCTACTCCGCGTGCTTCGCCAGCGCCATGCAGCTGGTCGCCAAGCAGCAGGGGCTGGACGTCTCCGAGGCGTCGGTGACCGCCGAGGTCACGCTGAACTCCCTGGACGGCGGCGCCTTCGGCCTGTCGGTGGTGCTGCGCGCCGAGCTCCCGGAGGCGCTGCACGGCGAGAAGGGCCAGGCCCTGCTGGAGGCCACCCACCAGGTCTGCCCGTACTCCAACGCCACCCGCGGCAACATCCCGGTCGAGATCGTCGTCGAGTAA
- a CDS encoding MFS transporter, whose amino-acid sequence MSHSDTSTTLRPGESAASGRWPLRLWGALIVLCGALFLDALDTSMVGVALPSIRESLNLSTSSLQWVVSGYVLGYGGFLLLGGRAADLLGRRRVFLTALAVFAVASLLSGLVDDGSLLIATRFVKGISAAFTAPAGLSIITTTFAEGPDRNRALSIYTTCGAAGFSLGLVLSGLLTEAGWRWTLLVPAPVAALILAVGAKLIHRDQPVAREQRGGYDILGAVTSTGSVLLLVFGIVRAPQVGWLAPVTIGTFLGAAVLAAGFVATEQRVPNPLVRLGVLRSPSLIRALIGGGLMFGGYASFQFVVTQYLQTLSKWSALHTALAFLPAGLIVLVASFKIADVLNKYGTARVGVAGFAALSLGYLQFLRIGQTPSWWVILPSIVLLGLGFGMAFPAINVQAASGIADEEQGLVSGLLNTALQVGITVVLAASTAIIAANGGNAAHTNAQVLASYRPVLVFVAVATVGGLLILAGGLLRGRRTAVESTLAEELEDELDVLVLREKDMMVG is encoded by the coding sequence ATGAGCCACAGCGACACCTCAACAACCCTGCGTCCCGGCGAGTCCGCCGCGTCGGGACGCTGGCCGCTCCGCTTGTGGGGCGCCCTGATAGTCCTGTGCGGCGCCTTGTTCCTCGATGCCCTCGACACCTCGATGGTCGGCGTGGCGCTGCCGTCGATCCGTGAGTCCCTGAACCTGTCCACCTCGTCGTTGCAGTGGGTCGTCAGCGGTTACGTCCTCGGCTACGGCGGATTCCTGCTGCTCGGCGGACGTGCGGCGGACCTGCTCGGCCGGCGGCGGGTGTTCCTGACCGCGCTGGCCGTCTTCGCCGTGGCCTCGCTGCTGTCCGGCCTGGTCGACGACGGCAGCCTGCTGATCGCGACCCGGTTCGTGAAGGGGATCAGCGCCGCGTTCACCGCCCCGGCGGGTCTGTCCATCATCACCACCACCTTCGCCGAGGGGCCGGACCGCAACCGGGCCCTGAGCATCTACACCACCTGCGGTGCCGCCGGGTTCTCGCTCGGCCTGGTGCTGTCCGGCCTGCTCACCGAGGCCGGCTGGCGCTGGACGCTGCTGGTGCCGGCGCCGGTGGCGGCGCTGATCCTGGCCGTCGGCGCGAAGCTGATCCACCGCGACCAGCCGGTCGCCCGGGAGCAACGCGGCGGGTACGACATCCTGGGCGCGGTGACCAGTACCGGCTCGGTGCTGCTGCTGGTCTTCGGCATCGTCCGGGCCCCGCAGGTCGGCTGGCTCGCGCCGGTCACGATCGGGACCTTCCTGGGCGCGGCCGTGCTGGCGGCGGGCTTCGTGGCGACCGAGCAGCGGGTGCCCAATCCGCTGGTGCGGCTGGGTGTGCTGCGCTCCCCGTCGCTGATCCGGGCCCTGATCGGCGGCGGCCTGATGTTCGGCGGGTACGCCTCGTTCCAGTTCGTGGTGACGCAGTACCTGCAGACGCTGTCCAAGTGGAGCGCGCTGCACACGGCCCTGGCGTTCCTGCCGGCCGGCCTGATCGTCCTGGTCGCCAGTTTCAAGATCGCCGACGTGCTCAACAAGTACGGCACGGCCCGGGTCGGCGTCGCCGGCTTCGCCGCCCTGTCGCTGGGCTACCTGCAGTTCCTGCGCATCGGCCAGACCCCGAGCTGGTGGGTGATCCTGCCCTCGATCGTGCTGCTGGGCCTGGGCTTCGGGATGGCCTTCCCGGCGATCAACGTGCAGGCCGCCTCCGGCATCGCCGACGAGGAGCAGGGCCTGGTCTCCGGGCTGCTGAACACCGCCCTGCAGGTCGGCATCACGGTGGTGCTGGCCGCCTCGACCGCGATCATCGCCGCCAACGGCGGGAACGCCGCCCACACCAACGCGCAGGTGCTCGCCAGCTACCGGCCGGTCCTGGTGTTCGTGGCCGTGGCCACGGTCGGCGGACTTCTGATCCTGGCCGGCGGGCTGCTGCGCGGGCGCCGCACCGCGGTGGAGTCCACGCTCGCCGAGGAACTCGAAGACGAGCTCGACGTCCTGGTCCTGCGGGAGAAGGACATGATGGTCGGCTGA
- a CDS encoding MarR family transcriptional regulator yields MESESLLEQNLVEQWRELVARKTRVWNALELELDRRHGLSASEFEVLDTLSEYDCAAPPRVQELAGHVPITQSALSRMIGRLETQNLVTRTLCHSDRRGVFVVLTDEGMQRLAEARPTHRAVLAAELNAAPAPGQDTADVASADAVLVESGMHGA; encoded by the coding sequence ATGGAGTCCGAGTCCCTCCTTGAGCAAAACCTCGTCGAACAGTGGCGAGAGCTCGTCGCGCGCAAGACCCGCGTGTGGAACGCCTTGGAGCTGGAGCTCGACCGACGGCACGGCCTGTCGGCCAGCGAGTTCGAGGTGCTGGACACACTGTCGGAGTACGACTGCGCCGCCCCCCCGCGCGTCCAGGAACTGGCCGGCCACGTCCCGATCACGCAGAGCGCGCTGTCCCGGATGATCGGCCGCCTGGAGACGCAGAACCTGGTCACCCGCACCCTGTGCCACTCCGACCGGCGCGGCGTCTTCGTCGTGCTGACCGACGAGGGTATGCAGCGCCTGGCCGAGGCCCGACCGACGCACCGCGCAGTTCTGGCCGCGGAGCTGAACGCGGCCCCCGCGCCCGGTCAGGACACCGCGGACGTGGCGAGCGCCGACGCGGTGCTGGTCGAGAGCGGGATGCACGGGGCGTAG
- a CDS encoding YbaK/EbsC family protein has protein sequence MPTEAVVRTPALDRPELLAAPVAAALRTLPALAPLVEVAQIDPELADTEAFCAAYGVLPEESANCVIVAARRGEQTSYAACMVLATTKADVNSLVRKHLGARKASFAPMDVAVELSGMEYGGITPIGLPEDWPVLVDAAVAAAPVAVVGSGIRGSKLWLPGAAIAGLPGAQVLEGLGVAR, from the coding sequence ATGCCCACCGAAGCCGTTGTCCGCACCCCCGCCCTGGACCGTCCCGAACTGCTCGCCGCGCCGGTCGCGGCCGCGCTGCGCACGCTGCCGGCGCTGGCGCCGCTGGTCGAGGTGGCGCAGATCGATCCGGAGTTGGCCGACACCGAGGCCTTCTGCGCCGCGTATGGCGTCCTGCCCGAGGAGTCCGCCAACTGCGTGATCGTGGCGGCCCGCCGGGGCGAGCAGACCTCTTACGCCGCATGCATGGTCCTGGCGACCACGAAGGCTGATGTCAACTCCCTGGTGCGCAAGCACCTCGGGGCGCGCAAGGCGTCGTTCGCGCCGATGGACGTCGCGGTGGAGCTCAGCGGCATGGAGTACGGCGGCATCACGCCGATCGGGCTCCCGGAGGACTGGCCGGTCCTGGTCGACGCGGCGGTGGCCGCGGCGCCGGTGGCCGTGGTCGGCTCCGGGATCCGCGGGTCGAAGCTGTGGCTGCCGGGTGCGGCGATCGCCGGACTGCCCGGTGCGCAGGTGCTCGAAGGGCTCGGCGTCGCACGCTGA
- a CDS encoding TetR/AcrR family transcriptional regulator: protein MPKVVDHERRRAELSEALWRVALRDGFDAVTVRSVAQEAGWSAGALRHYFPDKAEMVLFAVDLIVGMAQDRVREVHEGVGGVPTPKSLQEHLEQLLPLDPPRRVESEVWFALVTLARSDARLSRRRQEIDDTIRGSVESVVMVLDEIGRLEPGRDQALEARRLHALLDGLVIQLTAEPPRLTPDEARAIMAAHLTDLAG, encoded by the coding sequence GTGCCGAAAGTCGTCGACCACGAGCGCCGCCGCGCCGAGCTCAGCGAAGCCCTGTGGCGGGTCGCACTGCGCGACGGCTTCGACGCCGTGACGGTGCGCTCGGTCGCGCAGGAAGCCGGCTGGTCGGCCGGAGCATTGCGGCACTACTTCCCGGACAAGGCGGAGATGGTCCTGTTCGCCGTGGACCTGATCGTCGGCATGGCGCAGGACCGGGTGCGGGAAGTACACGAAGGCGTCGGCGGCGTACCCACGCCGAAGTCGCTCCAGGAGCACCTAGAGCAGCTGCTCCCCCTGGACCCGCCCCGGCGCGTCGAATCCGAGGTCTGGTTCGCCCTGGTCACACTGGCCCGCTCCGACGCCCGCCTGTCCCGGCGCCGCCAGGAGATCGACGACACCATCCGGGGCTCGGTCGAGAGCGTCGTGATGGTGCTGGACGAGATCGGCCGCCTGGAACCCGGCCGGGACCAGGCCCTCGAGGCCCGCCGCCTGCACGCTCTACTGGACGGCCTGGTGATCCAACTGACAGCCGAACCCCCGCGGCTGACACCGGACGAGGCGCGGGCGATCATGGCCGCGCACCTGACGGATCTGGCCGGCTAG
- a CDS encoding type VII secretion target gives MADLAVDVDALENFSGQLESIRTRMNAARDWTHQYDGQMGASQVEDALHSFSSGWKDGRTEIDGSLKALSDMLKNAADNFRKTDQDMAKPLTQQS, from the coding sequence ATGGCAGATCTTGCGGTAGACGTCGATGCGCTGGAGAACTTCAGCGGCCAGCTGGAGTCCATCCGCACCCGGATGAACGCCGCGCGTGACTGGACCCACCAGTACGACGGACAGATGGGCGCCTCGCAGGTCGAGGACGCGCTGCACTCGTTCTCGTCGGGCTGGAAGGACGGCCGCACGGAGATCGACGGCTCGCTGAAGGCCCTGTCCGACATGCTGAAGAACGCGGCGGACAACTTCCGGAAGACCGACCAGGACATGGCCAAGCCGCTGACGCAGCAGTCGTAG